From a single Sinorhizobium sp. RAC02 genomic region:
- a CDS encoding GatB/YqeY domain-containing protein: protein MRENFANSLKDALKAKDACRVSTLRLIQAKLKDCDIANRGAGKGPVEDDEVLQILAKMIKQREESAKIFGDNGRPELAAQERAEIKVIEDFLPEQISEDKMKDLIAAAIAEIGAQGLRDMGKVMAVLKERYPGQMDFAKASGVVKDLLK from the coding sequence ATGCGCGAGAACTTCGCAAATTCCCTCAAGGATGCACTCAAGGCCAAGGACGCCTGCCGTGTTTCTACGCTGCGCCTGATCCAGGCCAAGCTGAAGGACTGCGACATTGCCAACCGCGGCGCGGGCAAGGGCCCCGTCGAGGACGACGAAGTGTTGCAGATCCTCGCCAAGATGATCAAGCAGCGCGAAGAATCGGCAAAGATCTTCGGCGACAACGGTCGTCCGGAACTCGCGGCGCAGGAGCGTGCGGAAATCAAGGTCATCGAGGATTTCCTGCCCGAGCAGATCTCCGAGGACAAGATGAAGGACCTGATTGCCGCCGCCATCGCCGAGATTGGCGCGCAGGGCCTGCGCGACATGGGCAAGGTCATGGCCGTGCTGAAGGAGCGTTATCCCGGCCAGATGGATTTCGCCAAGGCCTCCGGCGTGGTGAAGGACCTGCTGAAGTAA